TCCGACGATTTTGTTCCCGGCCTTCACTCTCTTGGCGACATGGATCCGCAGCACCGCCTTGTACTTCACTTCCCCGAAGAGAAATTGATCTGGAGCGTCGGCTCGGGCTATGGCGGAAATGCGCTGCTCGGCAAGAAATGTTTTGCTCTGCGCATCGCCAGCTGGATGGCGCGGCAGAATTCCTGGATGGCCGAGCACACGCTGATTCTTGGCCTCGAAGATCCCTCCGGCAAAGTGACCTACATGTGCGCCGCATTTCCCAGCGCCTGCGGCAAGACCAATCTCGCCATGCTCGTTTCGCCGCTCGAAAAGCAAGGGTATCGCGTCTGGACGATTGGCGACGACATCGCCTGGCTGCACGTCGGTGGCGACGGCATGCTGCGAGCGATCAATCCCGAAAACGGATTCTTCGGCGTCGCGCCGGGCACAAATGGAAAGACCAATCCCAACGTCATGACGGCTCTGCGCCACGACACGATTTTCACGAACGTTGCCATGACCGCCGACAGCGAACCCTGGTGGGAAGGCATGGACGGCTCTATTCCAGCCAGCATGACCGACTGGAAAGGCGAGAAGTGGACTCCGAGCAAAGGTCCCGCCGCTCATCCAAATTCCCGCTACACCGTCGCCGCCAAGCAGTCGCCTTCGATCTCTAAACATTTCGAGGACCCCGAAGGCGTGCCGATTTCCGCCATTATCTTCGGCGGACGCCGCGCCAAAGTGGCGCCTCTCGTTTTTGAAGCGCGCAACTGGGAGCACGGCGTATTCGTCGGCGCAGCGATGGCCTCAGAAACGACCGCCGCCGCAACCGGCGCCGTGGGCGTGACGCGCCGCGATCCCATGGCGATGCTTCCCTTCTGCGGTTACAACATGGCGGATTATTTTGGCCACTGGCTCGAAATGGGCAAGCGCGTCAAAAATCCGCCCAAGATTTTCCACGTCAATTGGTTCCGCAAAGGCGACGATGGCAAATTCCTCTGGCCCGGCTATGGTGAAAACGTGCGCGTTCTCAAATGGATGCTGGACCGCATCGAAGGCCGCGCTCAGGCGCGCGAAACCCCCATTGGCAATGTACCCACGACCGGTTCGCTGACGCTCGATGGCCTGGATATCTCCTCCGACGCCCTGGAAAAACTTCTCAGCGTTGATTCGGCTGCATGGGCGGACGAGCACGAAGGAATTGGCAAATTCTTCGAGAAATTTGGCAAGCGTTTGCCGCAAGCTCTTCGCGACCAGCACGAAAAGCTTGGCCAGCGGCTGCAGCAAGTCGCCGTCGCGCAGAAATAACGAGCCTCGGCCTCCAACTTCGTGCCGCAGAACCGGTCGCGTTCTGCGGCATTTTCATTTAAGCTCTCTTGCGTCGGTACCGGCGAATCGAATCAGCAGCGAAACCAGAACCACAAATAGGGAGTCGTGAAGTGAACGTCGACTGGGTACGCAAATTTTGCATGGCGATGCCGCACGCCACCGAATCCATTCAGTGGGGCGACGATCTGGTTTTCAAAGTCGGCGGGAAAATGTTTGCCGTGCTGGTGCTCGAACCGGCGCCCGTCTGGCTGTCGTTCAAATGCACGCCGGAGGAATTCGCGGAATTGACCGAGCGCCCGGGCATTATTCCCGCGCCTTATTCCGCGCGCTATTTCTGGATCGCTCTCCAAACACAAGAAGCATTGAGTTCCGCGGAACTCGAGCGCCTTTTACAGACTTCTTATGATTTGGTCGTTGAAAAATTGCCACAAAAAACTCGCGCAGCGCTTTCGCAGGCCACTGCAAGACCGAAAATCAAATCCACAAAAAAGCTCCGCTCTCGCCGTAAGCCGCGTTGACGTAAAACAGATTCGCATGCTCGGTGGACCCAAGGGCCTGGCAGAGTTTCTTCGTTCCGTGCTCCGCGCAGAAATGTTCTCCGCTGGCTGAAGCAATCTTCGCTGTCTCATCGAGATTGGCAACCTGCTCGCGCGAAAACCACAGCCAGGTCGCAGTTCGCGTGCATTCCTGGCACGGCTGCGTGCCATCCAGTCGACCCAGTCTTCCGCCAATCGCCTCCGCCACTGCCGGTTCGACGCCTGCCGCGTCCAAGTCCGGCGCAGCCACGAAAAAATATTGCGTCATGGACTCGCCGTCCGGTTCGAACGCGACCACGCGGCCCACGTAGCATGCCAGTCCTTTTTCCAGCGTCCGGCATAGGCATTCGCGGCACAGGGACACTTCCGGCCGCTGCGGCTCGCGCACGCGCACATTCTTGCCTTGCAGAAAAAGATTGTCCGGCAGAAACGTGGCCATCCACGGCGGATGCCCCTCTAGATGCACACATTCCGCGGGCATGCGGATCAAGCGCGAAAGCCAGTTGGCCGTCCGCCGCCGGAAAAAAAGCTCTGGATACGCTGCTGCATAGCTCAAACGCGCCACGGCGTTATGTTAGCGCACTCGCAGGCCGGGCACGAATGCCACGTTTGTGTCTCGTCGCACGCTTCGGTTATTATAAATCGCTTCTCAGGCGGAGCGATTCGCCAGCGCCATCATCGCAGAAAAATTCAAGGAGGCATCATGCCGATTGCCGTGGGATCTCCCGCGCCGGAATTCACGCTGAAGGATCAGGACCAGAAGGAAATCAAACTCAGCGATTTCAAAGGCAAGAAAAACGTCGTCATCGTTTTTTATCCGCTCGATTGGAGTCCTGTCTGCACCAATGAGCACATCTGCTTCGTCAATGACATGAAGAATTTCGAGAAGCTCAACGCGCAGGTTCTCGGCCTTTCCGTTGACAGCGTCTGGTCGCACAAAGCCTGGGCCGACAAAATGGGCATTCACTATCCTCTGCTTGCCGATTTTCACCCGCGCGGCGCCGTGGCCGAAAAATTCGGCGTCTATCTGCCGGAGAAAGGAATCACTGGCCGCTCCATCGCGATTATCGACCGCAATGGAAAAGTAGCGTGGTTCAAGAATTACGAAATCTTGCAGGTCCCTGATCTAAAGGAAGTCGCCGAAGCGCTCGCGAAAGTCGGTTAGCACTGCGCGTTCATTTCTCTGCGGACGGGCTCGCCGGATGTGCGAAATTGCGCAGTAGGTCCACGAGCTCCCAGCGCTGCTCGTCCGTCAGCCGATTCTTGAACGACGGCATTGGTTTTCGTCCGTTGGTCAGCTTCCAAAAAATTTCGCCGTCGTTCATCCCGTCCATCAGCCGCGCGTTCGTGAAGTTCGTCGGCGGCGTGTTGTAAGAATACATCGAGCCCGGCGGCTTCTTCCCGTCACCATTCGCTCCGTGGCACTTCTCGCAATATTGCACGTACGTCGCACGTGCGTCCGCAAGCGTCGCCGCATTCGCAGGCACGGGATTCTTCAACTCGTTCGCGTTCGGTGGCACGTTCCATCCTCCGCAGCCCAAACACGTCGCGGAAATGCCCAACGCCAGTCCCGCCATCGCAAGATACTTCCGGATAATTTCCGAAATACGCAAATCCGCTCCCGCTTCGGTAGAAATTTGAACTCCCTCGTTATTATTGCCTGAAGGACTCGTTTCTGAGGGAGAGATTTCCGCTCAAGGTGAGCGATGCAGCGCGCGCAGCACGGAAATCAGCACAATCACGAGCATCACGAAGACGTAGATGCGCATTCCCCAGAGCATCGCCCGCATTCCTACGGAAAGTTTTCGCGGCCCGAATCGCGTATGAGTTTTCGCCGCGACGACCTGGTCCGCTTCAAGAAGCGACAAGACAACGTTCGGATCTCCGAGATCCGGCCGCGCTTCCGCTGCCACTGCGGGTTCTGTTTCCGCCGCCTGCTTTCGAAACTTCGCCTCGTCATTCATCACTCGATTCCTCGATTAGCTCTTGTCATCGTTTCGCTCTTCTGCCGCGCAGTTTCAGCCGCCCAGCAAACCTGGCATCACCGTCGCAATCGCGAATCCCAGTCCTGCGATGACGAGAAGCACCGTCACCGTGACGCCCGCCAGATTCATGCCGAAATTGTTGCCGTGCTCGCCCATTAGTTCGCGGTCATTGACCAGCATCAGCAGAAACACCAGAGCCGGCGGCATCGCCAGCACCGCGATCACATTGACGATCAGCACGATGAATTCCAGCGGCGCGTGCGGAATCAATACCAGAGCCGCTGCCGCGCACGCGGAGCCAAGCAAAATCAAATAAAACGGCCACGCCTCGCGAAACGGCCGGTTCAAGCTGTGCGCCGTCCCGAAAACTTCGCCGAATGCGTAGGCCGACGAAGTCGAAATCGCGATCGCCGCCACGATTCCCGCTTCGAACATTCCCAGCGCAACGAGCGCCCCACCCACATGGCCCAGCCACGGCACGAGCGCCTGTGCGAATTGCGCATACTCGAAATCCGCCGCGTTAATTCCGTGATGAAACAGCGGCACGGTTGCGAGAATTGCGGCTATCGCGAATACAGTGGCCAGCACCGTGCCGAGCAGAGTGTCCGCGCGCCCGGCTTTGATGTCGCGTGGCTGCATTCCCTTGTCGACCACTGCGCTTTGCTGGAAGAAAAGCATCCACGGCGTCACGGTGGCGCCAATCGTCGACAAAATCAGCAGCACGATTTCCGACCGGTCGCCACTGGGCAGCGGAGACCACGTCAGCAGCGCATGGCCGACGGCTGGCCAATTGGGATGCGCCAGCAGGGCCGCCGGTATGAAAAGCCCGTTGAAAATCGCCAGCCCCATGGTGATGCGTTCCCATGTCCAATAGCGTCCCGTGGTGATCACCGCCAGGACCAGCAGCAGCGCGCCGCCCACCGCAATCCCCGGCCGTATGCCGAAAAAACTCAATCCCGCGCGCACGCCGATGAACTCCGCCACGAGCGTCAGAAAATTTCCGAAGACCAGATCGGCCATCGAAAATAATCCCCAGAACCTGCCGAAGCGGTCGAAGATCAATTCGGCGTGGCCGCGATGCGTCACGGCGCCCAGCCGCACGGTCATTTCCTGCACGATAAATCCCATCGCGAATGTCAGCACGACAAAGGGAATGAAAAAACCGATTCCGTAACGCGCGCCATCCGCCGAATACGAAAGCATGCTTGGCGCGTCGTTTTCGCCCAGGAACACCAGCACGCCCGGCCCCACAAGAAGCCAGAGAATGCGCAACCCCCCCAGCGATTTCCATCCGCGTCCGAACCACCGCGCTCGCGCCACGCGCCAGCGATCGCGGGCACGGTCCACATCTTCGTGCGTAAGCTGGCCGACAAGGTCTCGCGCGAGGGAAGATGCAACAGCGGATTCCGTTGTGAGCTGCACCGTCTCGAAAGAAGCCGTCTTGTGTGAATTTTTCTTGTGCGGCATGAGTTAATGCCAATGAACTAATGGAATAAACTACACTTAACCCGTGCGGGCGTCAATCCGCGTTGTTCGCGTTCATGCCGAAAACCAAAATGCGCTTTGGCCCGGCGCATTCCGCCGAAACCTTCTGCTATAGTGGTCGCGACTTCCGGGAGGGTTCCATGGCCGAAGGCCCAAAACCGCAGCAGGTGCAGATCAAAGCGGACGAGAAAGAACTGGTCGGGCAGTACTCAAATCTCGTGATGATTCACCACAATGCCGAGGAATTCACGCTCAATTTCATCTATATTTTTCCGAGTGTGCCGCAGGGCAAGCTGGTGAGCAGCGTCATCGTCAGTCCCGGCCACGCCAAGCGATTGATGCGCGCGCTGAGCGAGAACATCACTCGCTATGAAGCGCAGTTCGGGCCCATCGCCGAAGGTCCGGGCCCCACTCCTGAACCGACCGTCGGCTTCGTGCAATAAGACGCGAGGCGGAATCGGGTAGCTACCGTCGCCCGCCGATCCCAAACGAGCGTTTTTTCACGCTGCCGAAGCGCCCGACGCGATCACCCACTGCCCTTCCAGTTCCAGGAATTCGACTCCAACGGCGAATCCTGTTCCTCGCGTGGGTTCGCAGTAAGCCACTCGCGCCAGTGACCGGAAATTCCCCGTCAGCGACGATACGGAAATGCTTTCGCCGATTCGCCAGCGCCGCACGCTGCGCACTCGCGCACCTCGCGAGCTGACGTTTTCCGTGAACGTCGCTTCCTGCCCGGGCAAAAATGTATTGCCCGAGATCTTCACTCCGACTTCCATCGGCACGCGTGCTTCGCGTCGTTCTATTTGGTAATTCCTCGCCTTTGCCCTTCCTCGGATCCCCATTCCCCTGCCCCCTGTTCACCGAGATAACTACCTTCCATGCCTGTCCCATTTCCCAATGGAGCCCGCCTGCCCTTCATCGCATACAAAGCGTTGTCCGCCGAGTGCAGCAATTTCTCGATCGTCAAGCCGTCGCGCGGATAAATGGCCACCCCTGCGCTGACGGTGATTTTCGGCTCGTGCCCGTCCTCGGCCAAACGCTTGCGAATTCGATGCGCCACTTGCACAGCAACGGCTTCTTCCGCTTCTGGCAGCACCAGCGCGAATTCATCTCCGCCGTATCGCGCCGCCGTATCCATCGCGCGGCAATGCTGGCGCAGCACATTTCCCAGGCGCTTCAGCGCCTGGCTGCCGGTCAAATGGCCATGAACGTCGTTGATTTGCTTCAGGTGGTCGAGGTCCAGCAGCAACACGGCAAATCCGCGACCCGTGCGCTGCGCGCGCAGCAGTTCTCTTTCCATCACTTCCAGCAGCCGGCGGTAATTCGCAAGTCCAGTCAAAGGATCGCTGATCGCCAGCCGGCTGACCTGATCGAAGAGATTCGCGTTATCGAGCAGCGCTCCCGCCAGCACGATCGCATAACCTGTCGCTTCCAATACCTCCGCCGCGCCCGACGCAGCATTGAAATGGCTCGCCGCTTGCGTCATCGCCAGGTGGCACGCGACATTCACCGCCGCCGCCAGAAACAGCGCCCGATCCAGCGCGGACTCCGTGCGCTTCAGCCGCTTCCAGAATCCCAGCGTCGCAACAAAATAAATGGACGCCGGCAATAAATCCCACGGTCGCGCCAGAAGTGCGTGCGGGTAAATCTCCGGCGCTACCGGCGCGGCGAAAAAAACCACGCTCGTCAGATACGAAATCAGTCCCACAACGAGCAGCGCCCAGGCGATTTCTTTGTTCGGCTCCCGCGAAAGCGGCAGGCTTCGCTCCACGAGCAGCGCCACCACGAGCAAGACCGCAAGTAGCGTCCGGCTGACCATCCACGAGAGCGGAACAGCCAGCGCTGCGCCCTCGGCGTGCGGCGCCAGATTCGCGCCCATCTCAATCAGTCCGGCAAGCCCGAATCCGAATGCCAGAATCAGCGTGATGCGATCGTGCATTCCGCGAAAGCGCACCAGTGCATTTGCAGCAAACGTGAACGCCAGCAGGCTTCCTGTCAGTTGGATATACCGGCTCAACAGCGGGTCTGGAATGTAGCTCGAGGTTCGCAGCGACCAGAGGAGGCCAACTGTGACCGCTCCTCCGATCAGCCACACGAATGCCCATTTCAGATGTAACAGTCTGTTTGAAGGCTTCTTCTGGTCTGGCCTGTCCAATGGCCCCCCAAGGCACACCTGCACTGCCCGCAAACTATATTGGGGAGCACTCCAGAGGCCGTTCTTACAATAGTCCTGGTACTATGTATCATACTTATTATAAAGTGTTTATTCGATTTCAGACGGAGGGCTGTTCTAATTTAGTCAAGGAAGAATGTTCTAGCCGGGTGAAAATGTTACGAAGTGACGCGATGCATTCCGTGTGGAGAACATAGGCTTCTGTGGAAATCCACGTTGCCTACGGCTGCAAATCTCAGACTTTCGGCGCAGGGGGCGGCAGGTCGCGGGCAACAATCACGCTTTGAAACCCGCATTGATTATGCGTCCCGTCGCAAAAAGGCTTGTTGGTCGATTGTCCGCAGCGGCAGAGCGAGACCGCCGTTCGTCCCCCCAGTCCGAACACGCGGCCTTGCGAATCCACGATCTCAAAATCGCCTTCGACTCGGATCGACCCGTTGTCTTTGACCAAAATTCTTGTCCCTGCCATTTTGCTCCTGTGTGTTTTTCAGTATTTTGGTACGGACGAATCGACTTCATCCGACCAAGCCAGAATTCCGCCCTTGAGATTCCAAATTTTCTGGAAGCCCGCTTTTTTCAGGAATTCGACGGCTTCCGCAGAACGCTTCCCGCTGCGGCAGTGTGCCACAATCTCGCGCGAACTGTCGAGTTCGCTCACGCGCCTGGGCAGATCGCCGAGCGGAATCAAATAGCCCTGCAAGTTGCAGATCTGATATTCGTGCGGTTCGCGAACATCCAGAACAAACAAATCATCGCCGCGATCGAGTCTTCCCTTGAGCTGCTTCGGCGTAATTTCCGGAACCGCCGTTGCTGGCGCGGGCGCTTCCTCGCCGCGAATACCGCAAAATTCGGCGTAGTCAATCAGTTTCGTAATCGTGCGGTGTTCGCCGCAGAGCGGACATTCCGGATTCTTCCGCAGCTTCAATTCCCGGAATCGCATTCCCAGCGCATCGAAGAGCAACAAGCGGCCAACGAGCGTGTCGCCTTTACCCATAATCAGCTTCAGCGTTTCCATGGCCTGAATACAGCCGATGATTCCCGGCAGCACGCCCAGCACACCGCCTTCGGCGCACGACGGTACCAGCCCCGGCGGAGGCGGTTCCGGATACAAGCAGCGATAGCATGGCCCTCCCCGATACCCGAAAATGCTCGCCTGTCCTTCGAACCGGAAGATCGAGCCATAAACATTCGGCTTGCCCAGGAGGACGCACGCGTCATTCACCAGATAGCGCGTCGGGAAATTGTCCGTGCCATCGACAACGATGTCGTAATCGCGAAGAATCTCCAACGCGTTTTCGCTCGTCAGCATCGTCTCGAATGTCTTGATCTGAATCTCCGGATTCAAATCGCGCAGCCGCGCGCTGGCAGCTTCGAGCTTCCTGCGCCCCACGTCGCTCGTTCCAAACACGACCTGCCGCTGCAAATTCGTGAAATCCACCGCGTCAAAATCGACGATGCCGAGCCGCCCGACTCCCGCCGCCGCAAGATATAGCCCCAGCGGCGCGCCCAATCCGCCCGAACCGATAAGCAGCACTTTCGCCTTCTTCAGCTTGAGCTGCCCGTCCATGCCCACTTCCGGCATAATCAAATGCCGGCTGTACCGCAGCACTTCCTGTTTGCTCAGGCCCGCTTGCGTTGCGGGTGCCGTCGCCGAATCTGTCAAACGCGTCGCCATTTTCTCTTCCTTTTCGCTTATCGTTCCGCGCCGCCGGCAATCGAAGGCACGATGCTGATCGTATCGCCTTGCGCCAGCGCCGTTTTTTCCCTCTGCAGAAAACGAATGTCCTCGTCGTTTACATACACGTTGACAAAACTCCGCAGCCGTCCGTCCTCCG
This region of Candidatus Acidiferrales bacterium genomic DNA includes:
- a CDS encoding phosphoenolpyruvate carboxykinase (GTP), with the translated sequence MPTPLERWVEDVTRLTTPKQIVWCDGSASEYQGIIEGMLRDSSLVSLNATTHPKCYLHRSNPNDVARTESVTFICTREKSDAGPTNNWMAPEEAKQKAEVFFRGSMKGRTMYVVPYILGPEKSPYSKIGVEITDSAYVAASMRIMSRMGKTALDRLGSSDDFVPGLHSLGDMDPQHRLVLHFPEEKLIWSVGSGYGGNALLGKKCFALRIASWMARQNSWMAEHTLILGLEDPSGKVTYMCAAFPSACGKTNLAMLVSPLEKQGYRVWTIGDDIAWLHVGGDGMLRAINPENGFFGVAPGTNGKTNPNVMTALRHDTIFTNVAMTADSEPWWEGMDGSIPASMTDWKGEKWTPSKGPAAHPNSRYTVAAKQSPSISKHFEDPEGVPISAIIFGGRRAKVAPLVFEARNWEHGVFVGAAMASETTAAATGAVGVTRRDPMAMLPFCGYNMADYFGHWLEMGKRVKNPPKIFHVNWFRKGDDGKFLWPGYGENVRVLKWMLDRIEGRAQARETPIGNVPTTGSLTLDGLDISSDALEKLLSVDSAAWADEHEGIGKFFEKFGKRLPQALRDQHEKLGQRLQQVAVAQK
- a CDS encoding MmcQ/YjbR family DNA-binding protein, giving the protein MNVDWVRKFCMAMPHATESIQWGDDLVFKVGGKMFAVLVLEPAPVWLSFKCTPEEFAELTERPGIIPAPYSARYFWIALQTQEALSSAELERLLQTSYDLVVEKLPQKTRAALSQATARPKIKSTKKLRSRRKPR
- a CDS encoding peroxiredoxin, encoding MPIAVGSPAPEFTLKDQDQKEIKLSDFKGKKNVVIVFYPLDWSPVCTNEHICFVNDMKNFEKLNAQVLGLSVDSVWSHKAWADKMGIHYPLLADFHPRGAVAEKFGVYLPEKGITGRSIAIIDRNGKVAWFKNYEILQVPDLKEVAEALAKVG
- a CDS encoding cytochrome c; protein product: MRISEIIRKYLAMAGLALGISATCLGCGGWNVPPNANELKNPVPANAATLADARATYVQYCEKCHGANGDGKKPPGSMYSYNTPPTNFTNARLMDGMNDGEIFWKLTNGRKPMPSFKNRLTDEQRWELVDLLRNFAHPASPSAEK
- a CDS encoding divalent metal cation transporter, with product MPHKKNSHKTASFETVQLTTESAVASSLARDLVGQLTHEDVDRARDRWRVARARWFGRGWKSLGGLRILWLLVGPGVLVFLGENDAPSMLSYSADGARYGIGFFIPFVVLTFAMGFIVQEMTVRLGAVTHRGHAELIFDRFGRFWGLFSMADLVFGNFLTLVAEFIGVRAGLSFFGIRPGIAVGGALLLVLAVITTGRYWTWERITMGLAIFNGLFIPAALLAHPNWPAVGHALLTWSPLPSGDRSEIVLLILSTIGATVTPWMLFFQQSAVVDKGMQPRDIKAGRADTLLGTVLATVFAIAAILATVPLFHHGINAADFEYAQFAQALVPWLGHVGGALVALGMFEAGIVAAIAISTSSAYAFGEVFGTAHSLNRPFREAWPFYLILLGSACAAAALVLIPHAPLEFIVLIVNVIAVLAMPPALVFLLMLVNDRELMGEHGNNFGMNLAGVTVTVLLVIAGLGFAIATVMPGLLGG
- a CDS encoding DUF3467 domain-containing protein — its product is MAEGPKPQQVQIKADEKELVGQYSNLVMIHHNAEEFTLNFIYIFPSVPQGKLVSSVIVSPGHAKRLMRALSENITRYEAQFGPIAEGPGPTPEPTVGFVQ
- a CDS encoding PilZ domain-containing protein codes for the protein MGIRGRAKARNYQIERREARVPMEVGVKISGNTFLPGQEATFTENVSSRGARVRSVRRWRIGESISVSSLTGNFRSLARVAYCEPTRGTGFAVGVEFLELEGQWVIASGASAA
- a CDS encoding GGDEF domain-containing protein; the protein is MWLIGGAVTVGLLWSLRTSSYIPDPLLSRYIQLTGSLLAFTFAANALVRFRGMHDRITLILAFGFGLAGLIEMGANLAPHAEGAALAVPLSWMVSRTLLAVLLVVALLVERSLPLSREPNKEIAWALLVVGLISYLTSVVFFAAPVAPEIYPHALLARPWDLLPASIYFVATLGFWKRLKRTESALDRALFLAAAVNVACHLAMTQAASHFNAASGAAEVLEATGYAIVLAGALLDNANLFDQVSRLAISDPLTGLANYRRLLEVMERELLRAQRTGRGFAVLLLDLDHLKQINDVHGHLTGSQALKRLGNVLRQHCRAMDTAARYGGDEFALVLPEAEEAVAVQVAHRIRKRLAEDGHEPKITVSAGVAIYPRDGLTIEKLLHSADNALYAMKGRRAPLGNGTGMEGSYLGEQGAGEWGSEEGQRRGITK
- a CDS encoding CDGSH iron-sulfur domain-containing protein, whose amino-acid sequence is MAGTRILVKDNGSIRVEGDFEIVDSQGRVFGLGGRTAVSLCRCGQSTNKPFCDGTHNQCGFQSVIVARDLPPPAPKV
- the moeB gene encoding molybdopterin-synthase adenylyltransferase MoeB, coding for MATRLTDSATAPATQAGLSKQEVLRYSRHLIMPEVGMDGQLKLKKAKVLLIGSGGLGAPLGLYLAAAGVGRLGIVDFDAVDFTNLQRQVVFGTSDVGRRKLEAASARLRDLNPEIQIKTFETMLTSENALEILRDYDIVVDGTDNFPTRYLVNDACVLLGKPNVYGSIFRFEGQASIFGYRGGPCYRCLYPEPPPPGLVPSCAEGGVLGVLPGIIGCIQAMETLKLIMGKGDTLVGRLLLFDALGMRFRELKLRKNPECPLCGEHRTITKLIDYAEFCGIRGEEAPAPATAVPEITPKQLKGRLDRGDDLFVLDVREPHEYQICNLQGYLIPLGDLPRRVSELDSSREIVAHCRSGKRSAEAVEFLKKAGFQKIWNLKGGILAWSDEVDSSVPKY
- a CDS encoding MoaD/ThiS family protein → MGVKVVIPTPLRQFTAKQESVDLEATTVGEALNSLTSRYADLRKHLYSEDGRLRSFVNVYVNDEDIRFLQREKTALAQGDTISIVPSIAGGAER